One window from the genome of Caldibacillus debilis DSM 16016 encodes:
- a CDS encoding universal stress protein, whose amino-acid sequence MNYKNIIVAIDGSKEAERAFKKALKIAKQSGGKLFLTHIIDIHSLARLEAFDQSLSERVDQMAQEMMLSYKEQAVNEGIDDVTIVIDYGSPKVKIAKDIAKKFDADLIVCGATGLNAVERFIIGSVSEAIVRHAKCDVLVVRSEEEE is encoded by the coding sequence ATGAATTATAAAAACATTATTGTCGCCATCGACGGTTCGAAAGAAGCGGAACGGGCCTTTAAGAAGGCGTTGAAAATCGCCAAACAGTCAGGGGGGAAACTGTTTCTGACCCATATCATCGACATTCATTCCCTCGCAAGGCTGGAGGCCTTTGACCAATCGCTTTCCGAGCGCGTCGATCAAATGGCCCAGGAAATGATGCTCAGCTATAAAGAACAAGCGGTCAACGAAGGGATCGATGATGTGACGATCGTCATCGATTACGGCTCCCCCAAAGTGAAAATCGCCAAGGATATCGCCAAAAAATTTGATGCCGATTTAATCGTTTGCGGCGCCACTGGATTAAATGCCGTCGAACGCTTTATCATCGGCAGCGTCTCCGAGGCCATCGTCCGCCACGCCAAATGCGATGTCCTCGTCGTCCGCAGCGAAGAAGAGGAATAA